GCATCAGCTGCGCCACGGGGGAATGCCATGCCGCCGGTCCATCCAGGCAGTAAGTGTGCAGCGTCATATACGACGCTGTTTACGACGGCATTGCCGGCAGTAGCCGTAGAATTTCAACACATGATCCACGATTTGGAACCGCTCCTCTTCTTCGATGATCTGCTCCAGCGGATCCAGCATATCGTACTCAAATTCTTTAATGGCGCCGCAACCCAAGCAAATCAGGTGATGATGGAAATGCGGCATATTATCATCAAATAATTCGTAGCGCGAACGACCATCTCCGAAATCCAATTTCTTCAACAAGCCGAGTTCCACAAATAAATCGAGCGTACGATATACCGTTGCCAAACCGATGTCCGGCTGAATGACTTTGACCGCATTGTAGA
Above is a window of Negativicoccus succinicivorans DNA encoding:
- a CDS encoding Fur family transcriptional regulator, with the translated sequence MRQNEIMRTLREKIKEHKYKFTSQRQDILKVFVESDEKHMSAEDVYNAVKVIQPDIGLATVYRTLDLFVELGLLKKLDFGDGRSRYELFDDNMPHFHHHLICLGCGAIKEFEYDMLDPLEQIIEEEERFQIVDHVLKFYGYCRQCRRKQRRI